In Parabacteroides sp. FAFU027, the genomic stretch TGATAACGACCTCCTACAATAGTAATTTTAGAAGCAGCTTCATTACTGTCCCATTAAAATCTAAAAATGGTCTTTGAAGTATTTGAAATTTAGTTGGTTATAAGCATTTCGCGAGCGAACGGACTTGAATTTTTAGTTTTGCATCAGATTAATCTGATTGCATATGTATCAAGACAAATACGTTTTTGCTCAACTGGTTTCGTTTCTGAATCGAAGTAAATTCAATCGCATTGTCACCAAATTTGATGGAGACAAAT encodes the following:
- a CDS encoding DUF4372 domain-containing protein → MYQDKYVFAQLVSFLNRSKFNRIVTKFDGDK